CACTTCAGTGCGCCTGGAGTGTGGCCGGGGCGTGAACTCCCCAGCTGAATGTGAAAAGCCCTTTTTAGGGGCTTTTCCCTTTTAGGCAAGGATTTCAATCCCTGGCGCGTATGAGCGCTGAAGCGCTCACTACGAACCCGCCAAAAGACGGCGGACTGTTGTCCGCCTGGAGCAGTGCGCACTTCAGTGCGCCTGGAGCAGGGACGGGGCGTGAATTCCCCAGCTGAATGTGAAAAGCCCTTTTAGGGGCTTTTCCCTTTTAAGCAGGGATTTCAATCCCTGGCGCGTATGAGCGCTGAAGCGCTCACTACAAACCCGCCAAAAGACGGCGGACTGTTGTCAGCAGGTTCGTAGTGCGCACTTCAGTGCGCCTTGGAGCGTGGCCGGGGCGTGAATTCCCCAGCCGAATGTGAAAAGCCCTTTTTAGGGGCTTTTCCCTTTTAAGCAGGGATTTCAATCCCTGGCGCGTATGAGCGCTGAAGCGCTCACCACAAACTAGTAGCCCTTGTGGTAAAGCCTAATGCTTCTCGGCGACGACTTCCAGCACGGCACTGCCGCGTATTTCTCCCCGCTTCAGGCGCTGCAGAGCCACGTTGGCTTCCGACAGCGGATAGACCTCCACCTCGGTGTGCACGGGGATCTCGGCTGCCAGGTGCAGGAATTCCTCAGCATCTCGGCGCGTGAAGTTGGCCACGCTGCGCAGCACACGCTCGCCGTAGATCCATTCGTAGCGCAGTTCGGGGATGGGGCTCATGTAGATGGCGTTGATGGCCAGCGTGCCGCCGGGACGCAGATAACTCAGCGCCAGAGGCACGATCCACCCCGCTGGCGCGAAGGTGATGCCTGCATCCAGGGGTGCCGGAGGGGTATCCTGCGCCTGCCCGGTCCAGGCAGCGCCCAGTTCCTCCGCCAGCCGCCGATGCTCCGCACCGCGGCTGAAGACATAGATCTCGCAGCCCCAGTGGCGCGCCACCTGGATGGCGATGTGGGCGCTGGAGCCAAAGCCGTACAGTCCCAACCGTTGCCCTGGCTGAATCCCGCTTAGGCGCAGGGAGCGGTAGCCGATGATGCCCGCGCATAGCAACGGCGCCGCCTCCCAATCCGTGAATCGTTCTGGAATGGGATAGGCAAAGCCCTCCTCAACAAGGGCATAGCCGGCATAGCCCCCATCCACGTGCAACCCGGTGAAGCGCGCATGGGGGCACAGGTTCTCCTCGCCCCGGCGGCAGAAGGCGCACTCCCCACAACTCCAGCCCAGCCAGCCCACTC
Above is a genomic segment from Chloroflexota bacterium containing:
- a CDS encoding zinc-dependent alcohol dehydrogenase family protein, whose translation is MQAMMLFSTKRVEDEPLVLTEIEDPSPGPGQIRLQVHTCGVCHTDLHTIEGELKPAKLPIIPGHQIVGVVDAVGPGVARYRLGDRVGVGWLGWSCGECAFCRRGEENLCPHARFTGLHVDGGYAGYALVEEGFAYPIPERFTDWEAAPLLCAGIIGYRSLRLSGIQPGQRLGLYGFGSSAHIAIQVARHWGCEIYVFSRGAEHRRLAEELGAAWTGQAQDTPPAPLDAGITFAPAGWIVPLALSYLRPGGTLAINAIYMSPIPELRYEWIYGERVLRSVANFTRRDAEEFLHLAAEIPVHTEVEVYPLSEANVALQRLKRGEIRGSAVLEVVAEKH